In the genome of Oncorhynchus mykiss isolate Arlee chromosome 18, USDA_OmykA_1.1, whole genome shotgun sequence, one region contains:
- the LOC110496024 gene encoding heterogeneous nuclear ribonucleoprotein R has protein sequence MAADEVNGSSAQVREEEEPMEVTAECEHTENYQTLIDAGLPQKVAESLDNVFSTGLVAYADLDERAIDALREFNEEGALSVLLQFKESDLSHVQNKSAFLCGVMKTYRQREKQGNKVQESTKGPDESKIKALLERTGYTLDVTTGQRKYGGPPPEEVFQGAQPGIGTEVFVGKIPRDLYEDELVPLFEKAGPIWDLRLMMDPLSGQNRGYAFITFCGKDAAAEAVKLCDNYEIRSGKYLGVCISVANNRLFVGSIPKNKTRESILEDFGKVTEGLQEVILYHQPDDKKKNRGFCFLEYEDHKSAAQARRRLMSGKVKVWGNPVTVEWADPVAEPDPDVMAKVKVLFVRKLATPVTEELLEKTFSAFGKLERVKKLKDYAFVHFEDRDAAVKAMAEMNGKELGGEEIEIVLAKPPDKKRKERQAHRQTTRNPGYDDYYYYPPPRMPPPGRGRGRGGRGGYAAYPPDYYSYEDYYDDYYDYHDYRGGYEDPYYGYDDVYSMRGRGSRPSRGGPPPPRARGAPPTRSRGGYAQRGPPIGGPRGGRGGRGGPFQPQRGRGTRGARGNRGGNVGGKRKADVFNQPDSKRRQTNQQNWGSQPIAQQPLQQGADYSGNYGYSNDTLEFSQDSYGQQWK, from the exons ATGGCTGCCGACGAGGTGAATGGTAGTTCTGCCCaggtgagggaggaagaggagcctATGGAAGTCACTGCCGAATGCGAGCACACGGAGAACTACCAGACACTAATCGATGCCGGACTGCCGCagaaagtggcagagagtctCGACAACGTATTCTCAACCG GGTTGGTGGCATATGCTGACCTGGACGAGAGGGCCATCGATGCTCTGCGGGAGTTCAATGAAGAGGGAGCGCTGTCTGTACTGTTGCAGTTCAAAGAAAGTGACCTGTCCCATGTGCAG AACAAAAGTGCTTTCCTTTGTGGAGTCATGAAGACTTACAGACAGAGGGAAAAGCAAGGAAATAAAGTACAAGAATCCACCAAGGGGCCTGATGAGTCCAAGATCAAG GCTCTGCTGGAGCGGACAGGATACACCCTGGACGTAACTACAGGACAGAGGAAATACGGCGGGCCTCCACCAGAGGAAGTGTTCCAAGGAGCACAGCCTGGGATTGGAACTGAG GTGTTTGTGGGAAAGATCCCCAGAGATCTGTATGAAGACGAGCTGGTGCCACTGTTTGAAAAGGCGGGCCCTATCTGGGACCTGAGGCTAATGATGGACCCTCTGTCTGGTCAGAACCGGGGCTACGCCTTCATCACCTTCTGCGGCAAGGATGCTGCAGCTGAGGCTGTGAAACTT TGTGATAACTATGAAATCCGGTCTGGGAAGTACCTTGGAGTGTGCATATCTGTAGCAAACAACCGCCTGTTTGTTGGATCAATCCCAAAGAACAAGACCAGAGAGAGCATATTGGAGGACTTTGGCAAAGTCACAG AGGGGCTTCAGGAAGTGATTCTCTACCACCAGCCTGACGACAAGAAGAAGAATCGTGGCTTCTGTTTCCTCGAGTACGAGGACCACAAGTCTGCAGCCCAGGCCCGCCGCCGCCTCATGAGCGGCAAGGTGAAGGTTTGGGGGAACCCGGTCACTGTTGAGTGGGCCGATCCGGTCGCTGAGCCCGATCCGGATGTCATGGCTAAG GTGAAAGTCCTATTTGTCAGGAAGCTCGCCACCCCGGTCACAGAAGAGCTACTGGAGAAGACCTTCTCTGCGTTTGGAAAGTTGGAGCGGGTGAAGAAGCTCAAAGACTATGCCTTTGTCCACTTTGAGGACAGGGATGCAGCTGTGAAG GCAATGGCAGAAATGAATGGGAAGGAGCTTGGGGGAGAGGAGATTGAGATAGTCCTAGCCAAGCCCCCAGACAAGAAGAGGAAAGAGCGGCAGGCTCATCGCCAGACCACCAGAAACCCAGG GTATGATGACTATTACTACTACCCACCGCCACGCATGCCTCCACCAGGTAGGGGCAGGGGCCGTGGTGGCCGTGGGGGCTATGCCGCCTACCCCCCAGACTACTACAGCTATGAGGACTACTACGATGACTACTATGACTATCACGACTACCGTGGGGGTTACGAGGACCCCTACTACGGTTACGACGACGTGTACAGCATGAGGGGCCGTGGCAGCCGGCCAAGCAGGGGAGGTCCGCCCCCACCCAGGGCCCGCGGAGCACCACCCACACGAAGCCGAGGGGGCTATGCCCAGAGGGGGCCACCAATCGGCGGGCCCAGGGGTGGCAGAGGGGGCCGGGGGGGACCCTTCCAGCCACAGAGGGGCCGCGGTACCCGAGGAGCCAGAGGGAACCGCGGGGGCAATgtgggagggaagaggaaggcgGATGTCTTCAACCAGCCTGACTCCAAACGCCGGCAGACCAACCAGCAGAACTGGGGGTCTCAGCCCATCGCCCAGCAGCCCCTGCAGCAAGGGGCCGACTATTCCGGTAACTATGGTTACAGTAATGACACCCTGGAGTTTTCACAGGATTCTTATGGGCAGCAGTGGAAGTAG
- the atp5if1a gene encoding ATPase inhibitor A, mitochondrial isoform X1, with protein sequence MARLLLRSNFRGFFATQFRMTSDQLGELGKGAGKGGGGGGSVREAGGAFGKKQAAEEERYFRQKEKEQLSALRKHHEEEIDHSKKEIERLQREIDRHKGKIKKLKHDD encoded by the exons ATGGCGAGGCTACTATTAAGATCCAATTTTCGGGGCTTCTTTGCCACCCAATTCAGGATGACATCCGACCAG ctggGTGAGCTGGGCAAAGGAGCAGGAAAGGGAGGCGGTGGAGGAGGCTCGGTGAGGGAGGCAGGTGGTGCCTTTGGAAAGAAGCAAGCTGCAGAGGAGGAGCGTTATTTTCG TCAGAAGGAGAAGGAGCAGTTGTCTGCCCTACGGAAGCACCATGAAGAGGAGATTGACCACAGCAAGAAAGAAATTGAGCGTTTGCAGCGTGAGATTGACCGTCACAAGGGCAAAATCAAGAAACTGAAACATGATGACTAA
- the atp5if1a gene encoding ATPase inhibitor A, mitochondrial isoform X2, with amino-acid sequence MLHLTQCSLFIIYIQLGELGKGAGKGGGGGGSVREAGGAFGKKQAAEEERYFRQKEKEQLSALRKHHEEEIDHSKKEIERLQREIDRHKGKIKKLKHDD; translated from the exons ATGTTACATTTAACCCAATGCTCTCTTTTCATAATATATATTCAG ctggGTGAGCTGGGCAAAGGAGCAGGAAAGGGAGGCGGTGGAGGAGGCTCGGTGAGGGAGGCAGGTGGTGCCTTTGGAAAGAAGCAAGCTGCAGAGGAGGAGCGTTATTTTCG TCAGAAGGAGAAGGAGCAGTTGTCTGCCCTACGGAAGCACCATGAAGAGGAGATTGACCACAGCAAGAAAGAAATTGAGCGTTTGCAGCGTGAGATTGACCGTCACAAGGGCAAAATCAAGAAACTGAAACATGATGACTAA